In Tripterygium wilfordii isolate XIE 37 chromosome 17, ASM1340144v1, whole genome shotgun sequence, the genomic window AATGAAAACGTCTTTTTTCTTCAGCGGAACCAAATTTATTCTTCTGATGATGAAATAGAACTTAGTTTATCATATATGAAGCCACTTTTGATACCCTTCACTTTAGATATGCTGCGGCCGGCCTCCAACTTATAAGACCAAAACCATTCTCCTCATATTGCATCCAAAATAATCTAAAGCAAATGCATGCCCACCCCAAAGAATAAAACGAAGGGGACCGGTAGAGATTGCATACCAAGAACAGATACCAAGTGAACAAAGGGCCTAACACTACCAACGAAACAATAAACTATCAAACCCTCAGTAAATCAAACACATGTCGCACGCTATCAATCTACGATCAAATCAAAGAAAACCCATCAAGAAAACTACATCCTTCCGCACTTTGAATAAAATCATACAGACATTTATATATAGACACATCAAGCACAAATGATTTACAAGAGATCTGAGGAGATAATTATATGAAATTGACATCAATTTATAACTGCGTTCGAGTATTCCAACATCGTATCTCGAGACAGAGATCTGAGAAAACAAACCTTGAACTATCTGACTCCGTCTCTGTGTAATTATTGTGTTCTTGATTACCAAAACAAGGAGCAGTGAGTAATGAAATCGCAAGAGGGACCAGAACTCAGTCAGAAGCCGCGAAGCGAATGCAGGGAGCGTGGTAACACGCGCAAAATTTGTTGAGTTGGAGTTTGTTCGTGAATAAAAATGGCCATCTGGTTGACTGATTTAATAATGGTCAACCCTTAATTAATTTATGGTCTTCTTGTTTCACTACTTAGTACAACAATTTCATCCCTCTTGTCCATGATTACTAATAATCATATTTGTTGGAATTAATCACTAAAATGAAAGTTAGTGATCTAATAAGGGTATTGATAACTGGTGTTTCAAAGACATTTGTTAAGAATTGACTATAACATATTACAGTATGTCATATGTGATGAACACTCTcttgtctaattttttttatggatatTGATATCGTGTGCCCTAAGGGTATTTTGTTAAGAATTCAATACAACAAATCACACTGTACCATGTGTGATGAAGACTCtcatctaattttttaaaacttaaaatacatcaTTTTCATATTACAATGCACATTTTTCATCTTTATCTAGTGGCCTAAGGGCACAcattatcattttattttttaaacttaaaatacatacttttttttttagatttcaaattcatatttttcatCCTTATGTAGTGTCCTAAGGGCACTCATTTCATCCTTATATTGAGCGATGAGATGATTCCGACAATCAGATTGAGCTAGTGTGTAATGATGCATAAAAATGTTCCCAACATGGCACTCGCCACTAGCCCTTTGATCGTGATCTTCTCCTTCCATTCCCACACCACCTCAGACTTGACAGCTGAGATCTTCTTCGACTGCATCAGTTTAGATATTTCCCCTATCGACCCCTTGTCGAGGTCACGAAGTAGTTGACGATAAAAGGTGGATTAGTCCAAACATCGTGGAACATCATTAACGAATAATTTTATACTAAGACTATTTACGCGTGTTGGACACAAAGTTAGCAATACAGTAACATTATGATTTGTGAATGATCAAATATGAATATACACGACATGATTAACTAAGTAAACATTACATTAATCAATTAAAAGCCGAACAAGTATGCCTAATCTCCCCTTCCGAACCAGTTTTAACATCAATCTGGCCCATCTTTACGATGGATTCAACAAAATCGGTCTCAAAAGATGGTCCAAAAACAGGACTAAGTAGACCAAAGTAGGATTCAACGACACTTTTAGTTGCTAAATCATCGTTGAGCCGGGCGTCTGATTCCAGGACTGCAAAACCGTCCCTGATATTGCGCAATATCTGATTGTCAAATGTCAGCTCGCTTCCATGATCGATTGGTAGTCGTACGTTGACATTTCCGTTCTGAGGGCAAATCGCTTTTAGCTCCGGGAGGAAATTAGGGTTTATGGATGGATCGGGTCCTCCGCCGGGTACGAAATTGTAGAGGCGTTTTGTCATGAAGAAGCATGCTGTGGTTCCAATTGTATGTGCAGCTGCTCAACACAAGATTTAATTTCATCACTTCCACAaattaattgtagaaaatcatacaatttgatataaaattcATTGTTGTGGGGTTTTAGcaatattaattgaaaattaatgcttgattatttaaattttatatttaaaaatgtACATACGGACATGGCTTTCATTTTTAATAACCCATAGACATTAGTGTCTCTAACAAATCTTCCCTATGGACAACTGAtctaaactcgatccgtcaggcTCATGCGTACAAAAATTTCTACTTGACGATAGGATAAATTGGGTTAAAGCTCAACGCGTGACCACAAGGATATTACTCAAcagaaatcaaactcaaattcaAGACCTTTTGAATACATATAATTTGCTCCAAGAGAGATTCACCACATTACTCATAATTCAGGACATTAGGGTTTCATGTGGGTATGAATCTCATATACCGAAACTCTACAATTATCAGAATATACGATTCCATATAATACTCATATAATGATATGGGAGAAGTGTTACACCACACCATTGTTGACTCATGAAGAATTGTAGAGTTCCCTTATCCATCAATCTCTCATGAAAACTTTCTTGAACTATGTGTCTTATCATTGTGAAAGTTATCCAAATTTTCTCTATCCCTATATTTATGCTAAGAAAATTGAATTGATTAATTTCATGCTCACGTGAACTTGAGTTACCACCAACCACAATATTCACCAAACAagcatgaatatatatatgtacatagaGAAAGACGGCTTTGTTTAGAAAGAGAAGTGCGTAGTATTATTACCACTAAGAACCACAAGATCCTTTGGCGAGAGTCCTTTGTCTATAAACTTGGTTTTCAGTTGCTGGATTGAATCACTAACATCAGGCATGTCAGCGGCCAAGGACACATTCGACACTCGACCATCCCTTCGCCCGGCCGGAACTTGGTATGTTGGTCCATTTGCCTATCCAAATTTCACAAACACAAATACGTAAGAAAtatacgaaaatgataaaaatccacCCCGTTGGTATCCAAGCTATTATCATAACTGCTAAGTTGGACGCACAAGATCCAAATGAATTCGTGGACTCTACGTATCCCACATCATGTATGCGTGCAACTCAGCAGCAATTGAGGTAACCGAAATACCAGTTGTTGGGATTCTTATCATAACTGATATATCTGTGTGTTACCATGGCTATGGCGTCTCGAGCGGCTAAGGCCACAATGTCAGCGCAAGAAACAATAGAAGGACAAGCAGCTTCCAATTGGGCTTTGGCTTTCTCTATCACTTCAAATCCCCCAACACCTTGATGACCAAATGC contains:
- the LOC119983158 gene encoding peroxidase 43 — its product is MERSLLVILMLLIFTCFIGISQGQLSVGFYGDSCPQAESTVTSVVREAVSDNPNMAAVLLRLHFHDCFVEGCDGSILIENGPDDEGRAFGHQGVGGFEVIEKAKAQLEAACPSIVSCADIVALAARDAIAMANGPTYQVPAGRRDGRVSNVSLAADMPDVSDSIQQLKTKFIDKGLSPKDLVVLSAAHTIGTTACFFMTKRLYNFVPGGGPDPSINPNFLPELKAICPQNGNVNVRLPIDHGSELTFDNQILRNIRDGFAVLESDARLNDDLATKSVVESYFGLLSPVFGPSFETDFVESIVKMGQIDVKTGSEGEIRHTCSAFN